Part of the Labrenzia sp. PHM005 genome is shown below.
GGTGCGAACAAGTGGAAGAACTTCATGCCGTGCTTCATCAAGCCGTAGATCGTGACCGTTCCGATCACAAGCATGGCGAGACAGAACGTCACGATGATGTGGCTGGTCACCGTAAAGAAGTACGGGAACATGCCGAGAAGGTTAGCGACCAGAACGAACATGAACAGCGAGAATACCATCGGGAAAAACTTCATCCCTTCGGTTCCCGCCGAACTTCGTAACATTCCGGCGACAAACTCATAAGCCATTTCGGAGATCGACTGCATCCGGCTCGGCACCAAGCCGCGGCCGCTGGTCGTGAAGATCAGGAAGGCAGATGCTGCTGCTACGGTCAAAACCATAAACAGCGAAGAGTTGGTGAATGAGAAATCCATACCGCCGACTTCAATCGGGAACAGGGTCTGGATTTGGAACTGATGGATCGGATCGTTCGCCACCGGTCAGCCTTCTTCGCTCAAAACATTTCAAGGGCGCGCTTTAAGGAACTAAAGCGCAAATCTCTCAGTTTGATCCGCCGTCGCCAGCATCATCGCGTTTGACCCGTTGTTCCGGCTCGGCAATACGCCCAGCAGCCCTCATAACGTTCAATACGCCCGCCGCGAAACCAATGAGCAGGAAAACAATCAACCCGAAGGGTGTCGTCCCCAGCCACTGATCAACGAACCAGCCCAAACCGCCACCAACCACAATCCCGGAAATGAACTCAGAAGAGAGTTTCATTGCCTGACCATAGCCGGAGGAATCGCTTTTTTTGACCCTTTGCTCCGCTTCATCAGCTTTGCGCTGGCCATCCAGCATCCGGTTCAGACGGTCCCGCCGTTCCGACAGATCCGCCTCGGAGGCTGCCTTATCCAGGTCATCAGAATTGCCGTTTTGCGAAGAGCCACTCATGTTGTTCCCCGCCCCCGTCAAGCCGTGAGACCCAGCCTCAGGACGCCCCCTTAAGCCGCGCGCACCATAGTCGGGGGCCCTTGACCTGTCAAGAACACTGACATTTCATTTAAATTATTGATTTTTATAAAT
Proteins encoded:
- a CDS encoding F0F1 ATP synthase subunit A, which produces MANDPIHQFQIQTLFPIEVGGMDFSFTNSSLFMVLTVAAASAFLIFTTSGRGLVPSRMQSISEMAYEFVAGMLRSSAGTEGMKFFPMVFSLFMFVLVANLLGMFPYFFTVTSHIIVTFCLAMLVIGTVTIYGLMKHGMKFFHLFAPSGVPPVLLLIVAPIEVVSFLSRPISLSVRLFANMLAGHITLKVFAGFIVSMGAAGGLSAAGAILPLGMTVALTALEFLVAFLQAYVFTVLTCMYLNDALHPSH
- a CDS encoding AtpZ/AtpI family protein; translated protein: MSGSSQNGNSDDLDKAASEADLSERRDRLNRMLDGQRKADEAEQRVKKSDSSGYGQAMKLSSEFISGIVVGGGLGWFVDQWLGTTPFGLIVFLLIGFAAGVLNVMRAAGRIAEPEQRVKRDDAGDGGSN